Proteins from one Pithys albifrons albifrons isolate INPA30051 chromosome 2, PitAlb_v1, whole genome shotgun sequence genomic window:
- the LOC139684759 gene encoding collagen alpha-1(I) chain-like, whose translation MPSFPAVDPLPSFLGRCSPPQLPHAAASPPLAATDAISVRGGETCHNNNPPPAAAGGGRRPGRLPGALRPLPGHRAAGEHPRGAQLQERTPSRFTAGRAKGESGREALPPPLSFGSNSRNSPARRSGSGRGERGRAGGGGGGRKGRRRKEGTGREEGRGAGRKGPDLLGGDTERVCMSVEGGFCPLPAEGLEEKPPVPLPRPAAGCLGRRGEKEEDRRVPPQSRYEEKNKRSPPSLCPRRTPGPAPRPGPAPPPRPPPPGHGGSRSASAPSPLFRGDCPPATPPARGGGHGKERGEGSSQLWALPAPLDAPAAAPLAAAPHGVRRGRSVLRGPSGGDSDCSAPAPSPSPPHRLSDGLTARATPPAPALPLARGPQSPPHPLSHWPPHRKY comes from the exons atgCCCTCTTTCCCCGCGGTTGACCCTCTCCCCTCTTTCCTCGGCCGCTGCTCCCCTCCGCAGCTCCCACACGCCGCGGCTTCCCCTCCACTCGCTGCCACTGACGCCATTTCTGTCAGAGGAGGAGAAACTTGCCACAACAACAACCCACCCCCGGCCGCCGCGGGAGGGGGGAGGCGCCCCGGCCGCCTCCCCGGGGCGCTGCGCCCCCTCCCCGGGCACCGAGCGGCGGGAGAGCACCCGCGGGGGGCCCAGCTCCAGGAACGAACCCCTTCCCGCTTTACCGCGGGGAGAGCGAAGGGGGAGAGCGGGAGGGAGGCTCTTCCTCCTCCATT GAGTTTCGGCAGCAACAGCCGCAACTCCCCGGCTCGGCGCAGCGGGTCCGGGCGGGGGGAGAGAGGGCGGGCGGGAGGCggtggagggggaagaaaaggaagaagaagaaaagaagggacggggagggaggaagggagaggggcgGGGAGAAAGGGGCCCGACCTGCTCGGCGGGGACACGGAGCGTGTGTGTATGAGTGTGGAGGGGGGGTTCTGTCCCCTCCCGGccgaggggctggaggagaagcCGCCGGTCCCTCTCCCCCGGCCCGCCGCTGGGTGTTTGGGGCGGcggggggagaaggaggaggatcGGCGAGTCCCGCCGCAGTCTCGCTACGAGGAGAAAAACAAGcgctcccctccctccctctgtccccgCCGCacgcccggccccgcgccccgtCCGGGCCCCGCGCCAcctccccgcccgccgccgccggggcaCGGGGGCTCCCGCTCCGCCTCGGCGCCCTCACCTTTGTTCCGCGGCGACTGCCCGCCCGCTACTCCCCCGGCCCGCGGCGGGGGGCACGGAAAGGAACGGGGTGAAGGCTCCTCTCAGCTCTGGGCACTCCCGGCCCCGCTGGACGCTCCGGCAGCAGCTCCGCTGGCGGCGGCCCCGCACGGCGTGCGGAGGGGCCGATCCGTCCTGCGCGGCCCCAGCGGCGGCGACAGTGACTGCTCGGCTCCggccccctccccctcccctccgcACCGACTGAGTGACGGGCTCACGGCCCGGGCCACGCCTCCCGCCCCGGCTCTCCCATTGGCTCGCGGCCCGCAGAGCCCGCCCCACCCGCTGTCCCATTGGCCGCCGCATCGGAAATACTGA